The following are from one region of the Oreochromis aureus strain Israel breed Guangdong linkage group 1, ZZ_aureus, whole genome shotgun sequence genome:
- the phospho2 gene encoding pyridoxal phosphate phosphatase PHOSPHO2 — MKILMVFDFDHTVVDANSDTWVVRCLPDKTLPGSVENSYRKGYWTEYMGRVMNYIGEQKVSPDRVRSVMETIPFTAGMTDLLTFIAENKSVIDCIVISDSNTLFIEWILHAAGLQAAVDKVFTNPAKLNELGHIEVQCYHSHDCNRCPVNLCKKKVLELYLSEQSDVGVEYEQIFYAGDGGNDLCPTSRLRGRDVVMPRKGYTLEKLLAKLEGQEGNFPLRAKNIAWSSGTDILRELKASMQS, encoded by the exons atgaaaattctgatggtgtttgattttgaccACACCGTGGTCGATGCCAACAGTGACACTTGGGTGGTCAG GTGTCTTCCTGATAAGACACTTCCTGGCTCTGTGGAGAATTCGTACAGAAAAGGCTACTGGACTGAGTACATGGGCAGGGTGATGAACTACATAG GAGAGCAGAAGGTGAGCCCAGACAGGGTTCGCAGTGTGATGGAGACTATCCCCTTTACAGCTGGAATGACTGACTTGCTGACATTTATAGCAGAGAATAAAAGTGTCATTGACTGCATAGTCATCTCTGATTCCAACACCTTGTTTATAGAATGGATTCTTCATGCTGCAGGACTCCAGGCAGCTGTTGACAAGGTTTTTACCAACCCAGCTAAGCTCAATGAGTTGGGCCACATTGAGGTGCAGTGCTATCATTCTCACGACTGCAATCGATGCCCTGTCAACCTCTGCAAGAAAAAAGTCCTGGAGCTTTACCTTTCTGAGCAATCTGATGTCGGCGTGGAGTATGAGCAAATCTTTTATGCGGGGGATGGGGGGAATGATCTCTGCCCTACTTCCCGTCTGAGAGGCCGCGATGTTGTAATGCCAAGAAAGGGATACACTCTGGAGAAGCTGCTAGCCAAACTGGAAGGTCAGGAGGGCAACTTTCCTCTAAGAGCTAAAAACATTGCCTGGAGCAGTGGCACTGACATTCTCCGGGAGCTGAAAGCAAGCATGCAGTCGTAG